From one Saprospiraceae bacterium genomic stretch:
- a CDS encoding efflux RND transporter permease subunit yields MNISEISLRRPVFAIVLNLIILLFGIIGFKFLGVREYPAIDPPLISVRASYPGANADIIESQITEPLEKAINSVPGIRNVTSSSSQSSSSINVEFELGVNMEEAANDVRDKVSQAARSLPPDLETPPVISKADASSDPILSMTIQSRNRNQLELTEFANNILVERLQTIPGVSSVQIWGEKTYAMRIWLNPDKMNAFGVTAKDIQMALQRESVEIPSGKVSGDAIELSIRTFGRLNTEEEFNNVIIKTTESNILRLRDVAEAVLGPENEETGFRESNVPMIAMAVIPQPGSNYVNISDEFYRRVEQIKKDVPDDFKIGIAADSTKFIKKSIAEVKETLLLSLGLVIAIILFFFRSIGIAMRPLLDIPVSLVGAFFIMYLFGFSINILTLLAIVLATGLVVDDGIVVTENIYKKIEAGMNKYQAAREGSKEIFFAVISTSITLAVVFLPIIFLQGFVGRLFREFGIVVAGAVLISALVSLTLTPVLNVKLATQAHHSWFYKVTEPFFKGMENGYRWSLTQFIKIRWAAFLIILGCAAIIYFIGKDIPSELSPLEDRSIFRLSVTAPEGTSYESMDRSIEQITQYVMDNVPERTSVMSMTAPSFSGNGSANSGFVRVVLTPPSERSRTQAQIVQAVSKNLSQFTDVRIFPSQEQSIKVGRRSSSQPVQFVIQNNDFEKIKKALPLFLEEIRNSQILQNADADLKFNKPELRIQVDRLKASELGVSIGDLSEALQLALSNRRLGYFIKDGKQYQVIGQVERKDRDDPSDLKSFYVRNSRGALVSLDNLVSMSEEVTPPTLYHFNRMKAATISAGLAEGKTTGDGIKEMERISEKILDPTFTTALSGTARDLAESSGNTGFAFGLALILIFLVLAAQFESFIDPLIIMVTVPLAIAGALLSLYLFDQTLNIFSQIGMIMLIGLVTKNGILIVDFANKKQLVGEDKKHSAIDASVMRLRPILMTSLAMALGALPLALSLGEASTSRIPLGIVIVGGIIFSLILTLFVIPAIYTYWSTKKKELPLELQ; encoded by the coding sequence ATGAATATATCAGAGATTAGCTTACGAAGACCGGTTTTTGCCATTGTGCTTAATCTGATCATTTTATTATTTGGGATTATAGGGTTTAAATTTTTAGGAGTCAGAGAATATCCTGCGATCGACCCGCCATTGATCAGTGTACGCGCCTCTTACCCAGGAGCCAATGCAGATATCATTGAATCCCAGATCACTGAGCCCTTAGAAAAAGCGATCAATAGTGTACCTGGTATTCGCAATGTCACTTCCAGTAGTTCGCAAAGTAGTTCCAGCATCAATGTTGAATTTGAACTTGGAGTCAATATGGAAGAGGCGGCCAATGATGTCAGAGATAAAGTATCTCAAGCTGCCAGAAGCCTTCCTCCGGATCTGGAAACTCCTCCTGTGATCTCTAAAGCAGATGCCAGTAGCGACCCTATATTAAGTATGACGATTCAGAGTCGAAACAGAAATCAGCTGGAGCTCACCGAGTTTGCCAATAACATTTTGGTAGAACGACTTCAGACCATACCTGGGGTGAGTAGTGTCCAGATTTGGGGTGAAAAAACATATGCCATGCGGATATGGTTGAACCCTGATAAAATGAATGCATTTGGGGTTACTGCCAAAGACATCCAAATGGCATTGCAACGTGAAAGTGTGGAAATACCCAGCGGAAAAGTGTCTGGAGATGCAATCGAATTGAGTATTCGCACCTTCGGCCGACTGAATACGGAAGAAGAGTTTAACAACGTAATCATCAAAACCACAGAGTCAAACATATTAAGATTAAGAGATGTGGCAGAAGCTGTTCTGGGTCCGGAAAATGAAGAGACGGGCTTTAGAGAGAGCAATGTACCCATGATAGCTATGGCAGTCATTCCGCAGCCGGGCAGTAATTATGTCAATATTTCGGATGAGTTTTATCGCAGAGTAGAACAAATCAAAAAGGATGTACCTGATGACTTTAAGATAGGTATTGCTGCAGATAGTACCAAGTTTATTAAAAAATCTATCGCGGAAGTAAAAGAGACGCTTTTATTATCCCTTGGTTTGGTGATAGCTATTATTTTATTTTTCTTCAGAAGTATAGGGATAGCGATGAGGCCCCTGCTTGACATTCCAGTTTCGCTGGTAGGTGCGTTTTTTATCATGTATCTCTTTGGATTTTCGATCAATATATTGACGCTATTGGCTATTGTATTAGCTACCGGACTCGTCGTAGATGATGGAATAGTAGTGACAGAAAATATATACAAAAAAATAGAAGCAGGCATGAATAAATATCAGGCTGCCAGAGAAGGTTCCAAAGAAATATTTTTTGCGGTCATTTCTACATCTATTACCCTGGCGGTAGTGTTTCTACCAATAATTTTTCTACAAGGTTTTGTAGGTAGGTTATTCAGAGAATTTGGGATCGTAGTGGCTGGTGCTGTTTTGATTTCGGCCTTGGTATCACTGACACTAACCCCGGTGCTAAATGTCAAACTTGCCACACAAGCTCATCACTCCTGGTTCTATAAAGTCACCGAACCTTTTTTTAAAGGGATGGAAAATGGATACCGTTGGTCCCTCACTCAATTTATTAAAATTAGATGGGCTGCTTTTTTGATCATTTTGGGTTGCGCTGCGATAATTTATTTTATCGGTAAAGATATTCCTTCCGAATTGTCCCCATTAGAGGACCGAAGTATTTTTAGATTATCTGTGACCGCACCTGAAGGTACTTCTTATGAGTCCATGGATCGAAGTATTGAACAAATTACCCAATATGTAATGGACAATGTCCCCGAAAGAACTTCTGTCATGAGCATGACTGCTCCTAGCTTTTCGGGCAATGGTTCGGCCAATTCTGGATTTGTAAGGGTCGTGCTCACTCCGCCCAGTGAAAGATCACGCACACAAGCACAGATTGTCCAGGCGGTGTCTAAAAACTTAAGTCAATTTACGGATGTACGTATTTTTCCAAGTCAGGAACAATCCATTAAGGTAGGTCGGAGGAGTAGTTCTCAACCGGTGCAGTTTGTGATTCAAAACAACGATTTTGAAAAAATTAAAAAAGCTTTGCCCCTGTTTTTAGAAGAAATTAGAAATAGTCAAATATTGCAAAACGCGGACGCTGATCTCAAATTTAACAAACCAGAACTTCGTATCCAGGTCGATCGGCTTAAAGCGAGTGAACTAGGAGTCTCTATTGGTGATCTATCGGAAGCTTTACAGTTGGCGCTGAGCAATAGGCGACTAGGATATTTTATAAAAGATGGCAAGCAGTATCAGGTGATAGGTCAGGTTGAACGCAAGGATAGAGATGATCCAAGTGATCTTAAAAGTTTTTATGTTCGTAATAGTAGAGGGGCATTAGTATCTCTTGACAATCTGGTATCCATGTCAGAAGAAGTTACGCCCCCTACACTATATCATTTTAACCGGATGAAAGCTGCTACGATCAGTGCTGGATTGGCTGAAGGCAAGACTACAGGAGATGGTATCAAGGAAATGGAACGTATTTCTGAGAAAATTTTAGATCCTACTTTTACAACTGCTCTGAGTGGGACCGCCCGGGATCTGGCAGAAAGCTCAGGCAATACGGGCTTTGCTTTTGGTCTGGCACTCATCTTAATATTCCTGGTATTGGCAGCCCAGTTTGAAAGTTTTATTGATCCGCTCATTATCATGGTGACCGTCCCATTGGCTATTGCGGGAGCTTTGCTCAGCCTGTACTTATTTGATCAGACGCTAAATATTTTTTCTCAGATCGGTATGATTATGTTGATAGGGTTAGTGACTAAAAATGGAATATTGATCGTAGACTTTGCCAATAAAAAGCAATTGGTAGGTGAGGACAAAAAACATTCCGCCATTGATGCTTCTGTGATGCGGCTTAGACCTATCCTGATGACCAGTCTGGCTATGGCTCTTGGGGCCCTCCCCCTGGCCTTGTCATTGGGAGAAGCCTCTACCTCTAGGATACCCCTGGGAATCGTCATCGTGGGTGGTATTATTTTTTCCTTAATCCTTACACTCTTTGTCATACCGGCTATCTATACATATTGGAGCACAAAAAAGAAGGAATTGCCATTAGAATTGCAATGA
- a CDS encoding efflux RND transporter periplasmic adaptor subunit gives MKIHHAFLLVAILLSGLSQCKKPQPAEVMAVPKPATAGPSYSAIIAKGYVLNREIQAPGSILAEENTNLQSEISGRIIGIYFKEGNSVSKGALLFKLYDGDLKAQRSKLEVQLKIAEASEGRQKELLALNGTSQQEYDLATLQVSNIKADLDLNSVSLGKTEIRAPYAGKIGLRNVSLGAYITPQNVLANLAQISSLKIEFNVLEKYAQDLKVGHTVHFNTETSDRTYLAKITAFENTLTNDTRQQKLRAQVIKPDQYLTPGSFIYVNFGVGSQEPTIMVPAQAIIPEARDRKVILNKNGTAVFATVVTGYRDSSRVEILSGLQIGDTVVTSGLMAIRPGSKIIVNVVE, from the coding sequence ATGAAAATACATCACGCATTCTTACTTGTTGCCATATTATTATCTGGATTGTCTCAGTGTAAAAAACCTCAGCCTGCTGAAGTAATGGCCGTGCCCAAACCAGCTACTGCCGGTCCCAGTTATAGTGCTATCATAGCCAAAGGATATGTGCTTAACAGAGAGATTCAGGCTCCTGGGAGCATCCTGGCAGAAGAAAATACTAATCTGCAATCAGAGATCTCTGGTCGCATCATCGGCATCTATTTTAAAGAAGGCAATTCCGTTTCTAAAGGGGCTCTCTTATTTAAATTATACGATGGAGATCTCAAAGCCCAACGCTCCAAACTCGAAGTTCAACTCAAAATAGCCGAAGCCAGCGAGGGTAGACAAAAAGAACTTTTAGCCCTCAATGGTACCAGCCAACAGGAGTACGATCTGGCGACCTTGCAAGTCAGCAATATCAAAGCTGACCTGGACCTCAATAGTGTCAGTCTAGGCAAAACTGAAATCAGAGCACCTTATGCAGGAAAAATCGGACTTCGAAATGTAAGTTTAGGCGCATATATCACTCCACAAAATGTATTGGCCAATCTGGCGCAGATCAGTTCACTTAAAATAGAATTTAACGTATTGGAAAAATATGCCCAGGACCTCAAAGTAGGCCATACCGTCCACTTTAATACGGAGACTTCCGATCGAACCTATCTTGCAAAGATTACCGCTTTTGAAAATACGTTGACCAATGATACCCGACAACAAAAATTGCGCGCCCAGGTCATCAAACCTGATCAATATTTGACACCAGGTAGTTTTATATATGTCAATTTTGGGGTAGGGTCTCAGGAGCCCACGATAATGGTGCCAGCTCAAGCCATTATCCCGGAAGCAAGAGATAGGAAAGTTATATTGAACAAAAACGGAACGGCTGTCTTTGCTACTGTGGTGACAGGATACAGAGACTCTTCCAGGGTGGAGATACTCTCTGGGCTTCAAATCGGTGATACCGTAGTTACTTCAGGGCTGATGGCCATCCGTCCCGGAAGCAAAATCATCGTTAACGTTGTCGAATAA
- a CDS encoding TonB-dependent receptor, protein MRPFSLSLLLLLLTFTIKAQFPGAGGAASPAITGKITGSIIDSTTREVVEFATIALRRTGNTKDINGTLTDEKGSFKLENVSAGKYTVIISFLGYNTKTITNIELTPKRPDANIGTVMLAPEGVALSEVTVEDQASLVENRIDKLVYNAEKDASSAGGSAVDVLQKVPMLSVDLDGNVSLRGSQSIRILINGKPSGMFSSNVADALKMIPADQIKSVEVITNPSAKYDGEGTGGIINIITKKKNAQGTSGSINSAIGTRQNNTFLNLGVRKGRFGLAGGGGSFWGWPGSGTNTLQRINYVNGLSVTTDEAGTNKTSRLGYFGNMNADYDFNAFNSISSTFRANGFTMDQNSTTAVSIADQVQSQNFNYDRINTANNGRGGFDWNTDFKRTFKKKDQELGFAFQWSNNKSITDNLFITENSPYYNFNQKSNNDGINNEYTFQVDYTHPFSAKAKMEIGGKTVIRHINSDLNYFNFNPDLNEYIADAGRLSLFKYSQDVTAGYASFNVGLSKTVSLLAGARLENTVINGKYTQGAGDPFSNDYANVLPNISISKQLPKFRTIKLGYSKRIQRPSLFYINPFQNAQDTRNITVGNPTLNPELTDQVELALTTFLKGSMVNLAFYAKHTNDIIENLTEIQNNGSSIATYKNAGDNYSYGFNAFSSVNLSKKWTLRGNVNVGSYNTVSDLTKTNFSTGVQYNAFLMSSFDFKKNGLKADLFGIFNSPRRSLQGTTPSFSMYSMGLKKEILKKKGTLGFSTTTPFTKYRAFKSEIEGDNFKQVSNFKIPFASFGVSFSYQWGKMNFNAQPKKRGVKNDDLKQGEGGGDMGNGGGGVRN, encoded by the coding sequence ATGCGTCCTTTCTCTCTCTCTCTTTTACTTTTACTCCTAACTTTTACTATTAAAGCCCAATTTCCAGGTGCAGGCGGTGCAGCCAGCCCTGCCATCACTGGCAAAATCACTGGTTCTATCATAGACAGCACTACCCGGGAGGTGGTAGAGTTTGCAACCATAGCACTTCGTAGGACCGGCAATACAAAAGACATCAATGGTACCTTGACTGATGAGAAAGGAAGTTTTAAACTGGAAAATGTATCAGCAGGAAAATATACCGTGATCATATCTTTCCTCGGCTATAATACCAAAACGATCACTAATATCGAACTCACCCCAAAACGGCCTGATGCCAATATCGGTACAGTCATGCTTGCTCCAGAGGGGGTAGCCTTGAGTGAGGTCACCGTAGAAGATCAGGCCAGCCTGGTAGAAAACAGAATAGACAAACTCGTCTATAATGCGGAGAAAGATGCCAGTTCTGCTGGGGGCAGCGCGGTGGATGTCTTGCAAAAAGTACCTATGCTTTCCGTAGACCTGGATGGTAATGTCAGCCTTCGTGGTAGCCAGAGCATCAGAATATTGATCAATGGCAAGCCCAGCGGAATGTTTTCATCCAATGTGGCTGATGCCTTGAAGATGATCCCTGCAGATCAAATAAAAAGTGTGGAAGTAATCACCAACCCATCTGCCAAATATGATGGCGAGGGTACTGGTGGTATCATCAATATCATTACTAAAAAGAAGAATGCCCAGGGGACCAGCGGCAGCATCAACTCTGCTATAGGTACCAGGCAAAATAATACTTTCCTCAACCTGGGCGTGCGTAAAGGCCGTTTTGGTCTGGCAGGTGGCGGTGGATCATTTTGGGGCTGGCCTGGCAGCGGCACCAATACGCTTCAGAGAATTAACTATGTCAATGGTCTGTCTGTGACTACGGACGAAGCAGGTACCAATAAGACATCCCGGCTAGGTTATTTTGGCAATATGAATGCTGACTATGATTTTAATGCTTTCAATTCAATCTCCAGTACGTTCAGGGCCAATGGGTTTACGATGGATCAAAATTCAACCACAGCAGTATCCATAGCTGATCAGGTTCAAAGCCAAAACTTCAATTACGATAGAATAAATACAGCCAATAATGGTCGGGGTGGGTTTGACTGGAATACTGATTTTAAAAGGACCTTTAAGAAAAAAGATCAGGAATTGGGGTTTGCTTTCCAATGGAGCAATAACAAAAGTATTACGGACAATCTATTCATCACTGAAAACAGTCCTTATTATAATTTTAATCAGAAAAGCAATAATGATGGTATCAATAATGAATATACATTCCAGGTAGATTATACGCACCCCTTTTCTGCCAAAGCTAAAATGGAAATAGGTGGTAAGACTGTCATCAGGCATATCAATAGCGACCTTAATTATTTTAATTTTAATCCTGACCTCAATGAATATATCGCAGACGCCGGCCGTCTCAGCCTCTTCAAATACAGCCAGGATGTCACAGCAGGCTACGCTTCATTTAATGTAGGCCTCAGCAAGACGGTTAGCTTGCTGGCAGGTGCACGCCTTGAAAATACCGTCATCAACGGCAAATATACCCAGGGTGCTGGAGATCCCTTTTCCAATGACTATGCCAATGTACTGCCCAATATATCGATATCAAAACAACTACCTAAGTTCCGAACGATCAAGCTGGGTTACTCAAAAAGAATTCAACGACCCAGTTTGTTTTATATCAATCCCTTCCAGAATGCTCAGGATACCCGCAATATCACCGTAGGCAATCCGACCCTCAACCCCGAATTGACCGACCAGGTAGAATTGGCACTAACCACCTTTTTGAAAGGGTCTATGGTCAACCTTGCTTTTTATGCCAAACATACTAACGACATTATTGAAAATTTGACAGAAATCCAAAATAACGGATCCTCGATCGCTACCTATAAAAACGCTGGAGACAACTATTCATATGGATTCAATGCTTTTAGTTCCGTCAATCTTTCTAAAAAATGGACTTTAAGAGGTAATGTCAATGTCGGTTCTTACAATACTGTCAGTGATCTTACCAAAACCAATTTTAGCACAGGAGTTCAATACAATGCTTTCCTGATGTCATCTTTTGATTTTAAGAAAAATGGGTTGAAAGCTGACCTGTTTGGCATCTTCAACTCCCCTCGTCGATCACTTCAGGGCACGACTCCATCATTTTCTATGTATTCTATGGGGTTAAAAAAGGAGATTTTAAAGAAAAAGGGGACATTAGGCTTCAGTACGACCACTCCTTTTACCAAATATAGAGCCTTCAAATCAGAAATTGAAGGCGACAATTTTAAACAAGTCTCTAACTTTAAAATTCCATTTGCCTCGTTTGGTGTAAGCTTTAGCTATCAGTGGGGCAAGATGAATTTTAATGCTCAACCCAAAAAACGTGGAGTTAAGAATGATGATCTTAAGCAAGGTGAAGGTGGCGGCGATATGGGAAATGGAGGAGGTGGTGTACGAAATTAA
- a CDS encoding GNAT family N-acetyltransferase has protein sequence MYVISCLPFDQLSPADLYEILKLRHLVFGIEQHCLYIDADGYDQAAYHLIFKNEVGQIVAYTRLFGLNMPYAGYLSIGRVVTHPDFRQIGLGKKLMKESIERVRNLFGKHPIKIGAQGYLTVFYNALGFKDIGSYYLEDGIPHLKMVLD, from the coding sequence ATGTATGTCATCTCCTGCCTGCCATTTGATCAGCTCTCTCCTGCTGATCTATACGAAATCCTAAAACTGAGGCACCTGGTCTTTGGTATTGAGCAGCATTGCCTCTATATAGACGCCGATGGGTATGATCAAGCGGCTTATCACCTTATATTTAAAAATGAAGTGGGTCAGATCGTAGCTTATACGAGGTTGTTTGGTTTAAACATGCCTTATGCAGGCTACCTCTCGATAGGAAGGGTAGTGACACATCCGGATTTTAGACAAATCGGTTTAGGTAAAAAATTAATGAAGGAATCAATTGAAAGAGTGCGGAACCTTTTTGGAAAACATCCGATCAAAATAGGGGCACAGGGGTACTTGACAGTATTTTATAATGCTCTTGGATTTAAAGACATAGGAAGTTATTATCTGGAGGATGGTATACCCCATCTCAAAATGGTACTTGACTGA
- a CDS encoding Gfo/Idh/MocA family oxidoreductase, with protein MSISWGIIGAGDVCEIKSGPAFNLIEGSQLTAVMRRDGAMARDYAQRHGVPKWYDDANALINDPDITAVYIATPPDSHEEYTLKVAAAGKPVYVEKPMAMSYDQCINMVNACAHAGVPLYVAYYRRALANFLAIKRWLEEGTIGDVRFVEIQLHKSIKQDLSFKNKGIDHWRTDPVRSGGGYFNDLASHQLDIMDMLFGPIVHARAYHLNQAGVYAADDIVLGQFQFEGGMPGQGSWCFTTSPAAEKEVTTIYGSKGTISFPYFGDSSVTIHLDDQAPVRHTFEVPKNIQYSLIQTIVDDLRGRGTCPSTGESAARTNRVMDWMIS; from the coding sequence ATGTCTATATCCTGGGGGATCATCGGAGCCGGTGATGTATGTGAAATAAAAAGCGGACCCGCCTTCAACCTCATAGAAGGATCTCAGCTAACTGCAGTGATGAGAAGAGATGGTGCAATGGCACGGGACTATGCGCAAAGGCATGGCGTGCCCAAGTGGTATGATGATGCCAACGCCCTGATCAATGATCCGGATATCACTGCGGTCTATATCGCGACACCACCAGATTCGCATGAGGAGTATACCCTTAAAGTAGCGGCAGCAGGCAAGCCAGTGTATGTCGAAAAGCCGATGGCCATGTCTTATGACCAATGCATCAATATGGTCAATGCTTGTGCTCATGCAGGTGTCCCTTTATATGTCGCTTATTATCGTCGGGCCCTGGCCAATTTTTTGGCTATTAAACGCTGGCTTGAAGAGGGTACTATAGGTGATGTCCGATTTGTGGAAATTCAGCTACATAAATCTATTAAGCAGGATCTGAGTTTTAAAAATAAGGGAATCGATCATTGGCGGACCGATCCAGTGAGATCAGGCGGAGGGTACTTTAATGACCTGGCCAGCCATCAACTGGATATTATGGACATGTTATTTGGTCCTATCGTGCACGCGAGGGCATATCATCTCAATCAAGCAGGTGTATACGCAGCAGATGATATCGTATTGGGTCAGTTTCAGTTTGAGGGTGGTATGCCCGGGCAAGGATCCTGGTGTTTTACCACGAGCCCTGCTGCAGAAAAAGAAGTCACGACCATCTATGGGAGCAAAGGCACTATTTCTTTTCCCTACTTTGGTGATTCTTCAGTGACGATCCATCTTGATGATCAAGCACCGGTAAGACATACTTTTGAAGTTCCAAAAAACATCCAATATTCATTGATACAGACTATAGTCGATGACCTCCGGGGGAGGGGCACCTGTCCCAGTACCGGAGAGTCCGCTGCGAGGACTAACAGAGTCATGGATTGGATGATATCGTAA
- a CDS encoding peptidylprolyl isomerase has product MALIGKIRKHSWIMVVLIGLALLSFLVMDVVTNKSLGGSQAKFSIGKVNGKSIDYNDFSRTEQILYNSSTVDPYVRRNYLWNYLVESSILETQSDKLGFGVSETEMEELQFGNNLSPIIQQRFINPSTGIVDRDQLNQIKQGLDNNSLRPDLVTYWNEQKKEIVKDKLQTKYTSLISKAIYVPAWMAEMKNKESNELIDFQYVKLPFDLVTDSIAITDKEVQQYINDHKANYKYTEEARFLEYVNFNIVPTSQDSAAIYDELNAMVDSFKTALNDSFFIMQNEGTLDPAYFTEAQLSPEHASTIYGLPTGGVVGPYIDGTDYKIAKLVGRKKIADSVTVRHILRSVQTADQLPSAQQTIDSLKKLLEAGTARFDSLAIRFSQDPGSGFNGGDLGTVGHDVMVKPFNDVIFFQATPKNYYTVATQFGIHLIEVTKQSFGKNSPDWVKVAYVRRPIIPSQETQNAIEDEVTTLNNASRNLTDLKKSLASRSDLSFEKTGAVRQNDATAGLLPSSESTRSMVRWAFDKKTNVGDVSPEVYMYEDAVNFYTKQITIAGLKSIQPKGLANVETVRDDISMILSNKKRAQKLISEIGSTADIYALSTKYNTKVDTASSVNFSTSFLPQMGNEPKVIATAFGTEKNATSKPITGNGGVYVVKTVQRVPSIGESDLSFFKEQANAVSKNNVQSFFMESLKKNANIKDNRYTFF; this is encoded by the coding sequence ATGGCTTTAATAGGTAAAATACGAAAACATAGCTGGATTATGGTTGTATTGATAGGCCTTGCTCTATTGAGCTTCCTGGTCATGGATGTAGTTACTAATAAATCTTTGGGTGGAAGTCAAGCTAAATTCAGTATCGGCAAGGTAAATGGCAAAAGTATTGATTACAATGACTTTTCCAGGACAGAGCAGATCCTCTATAACAGCAGTACTGTAGATCCTTATGTTCGTCGAAATTATCTTTGGAATTATTTGGTAGAAAGCTCCATCCTTGAGACTCAATCTGATAAATTGGGTTTTGGAGTCAGTGAAACCGAAATGGAGGAACTACAATTTGGCAATAACCTTAGCCCCATCATCCAACAAAGATTTATCAATCCAAGTACAGGAATCGTGGATAGAGATCAACTCAATCAGATCAAACAAGGACTAGATAATAACTCCCTGAGACCTGACCTGGTAACTTACTGGAATGAACAGAAAAAAGAGATCGTCAAAGACAAGTTACAGACCAAATACACAAGCTTGATCTCAAAAGCTATCTATGTACCCGCCTGGATGGCAGAGATGAAAAACAAAGAATCTAACGAGCTCATCGATTTTCAATATGTCAAACTTCCTTTTGACCTCGTCACTGACAGTATCGCCATCACCGATAAAGAGGTTCAGCAGTATATCAATGATCATAAGGCCAACTATAAGTATACAGAAGAGGCTAGATTTTTAGAATATGTCAATTTTAACATCGTCCCTACTTCTCAAGACAGTGCTGCCATATATGATGAGCTCAATGCAATGGTTGATAGCTTTAAGACAGCTCTCAACGATTCGTTTTTTATTATGCAGAATGAGGGCACTTTGGATCCTGCTTATTTTACGGAGGCACAATTGAGCCCTGAGCATGCATCTACTATCTATGGATTGCCTACAGGCGGGGTAGTTGGTCCCTATATCGATGGTACAGATTACAAGATAGCCAAGCTGGTTGGTCGTAAAAAAATCGCTGACTCAGTGACCGTAAGGCACATTTTGCGTTCGGTGCAGACCGCAGATCAACTTCCATCTGCTCAGCAGACTATAGATAGCCTTAAAAAATTATTAGAAGCTGGTACAGCCAGATTTGATTCTCTGGCCATCCGTTTTTCTCAGGATCCAGGTTCTGGATTTAATGGGGGTGATCTGGGTACGGTAGGTCATGATGTCATGGTAAAACCATTTAATGATGTGATATTTTTTCAGGCGACGCCAAAAAATTATTACACTGTAGCGACTCAGTTTGGAATACACCTGATAGAAGTTACTAAACAATCTTTTGGCAAAAACAGTCCTGATTGGGTAAAAGTAGCTTATGTAAGACGACCAATTATTCCATCTCAGGAAACTCAAAATGCGATAGAAGATGAAGTCACTACGCTCAATAATGCAAGCAGGAATCTTACAGATCTTAAAAAATCTTTAGCCTCCAGATCTGATTTGAGTTTTGAGAAGACAGGAGCTGTAAGGCAGAATGACGCGACAGCAGGTTTATTGCCTTCCAGTGAAAGCACACGATCTATGGTGAGGTGGGCATTCGATAAAAAGACCAATGTAGGCGATGTGTCTCCTGAAGTGTATATGTACGAAGATGCAGTCAACTTTTACACGAAACAAATCACCATAGCCGGATTGAAATCCATTCAGCCAAAAGGTCTGGCTAATGTCGAAACTGTACGTGATGATATCAGCATGATCTTGTCTAATAAAAAACGGGCTCAAAAATTAATCTCCGAGATTGGTTCTACAGCAGATATTTATGCTTTATCTACAAAATATAATACCAAGGTTGATACCGCAAGCAGCGTCAATTTTAGTACCAGCTTTCTACCACAGATGGGCAATGAACCAAAAGTCATTGCCACCGCCTTCGGAACAGAAAAAAATGCTACTTCCAAGCCAATCACCGGCAATGGTGGGGTTTATGTAGTCAAGACCGTTCAGCGGGTTCCCTCCATTGGCGAATCTGATCTTTCATTCTTCAAAGAGCAGGCTAACGCTGTATCCAAAAACAATGTTCAGTCTTTTTTTATGGAATCTCTTAAAAAGAATGCCAATATCAAAGACAATCGTTATACCTTTTTCTAA
- a CDS encoding TVP38/TMEM64 family protein gives MALILFFAVEEMDIRLLKNPEVLLHQGGLIAACAGIGLLIADVILPIPASLVMIAHGAIFGVWLGSLFSLIGGVMASCAGYYLGYKSGPMINKFITMQEQEQASDAMKKWGGLAVLISRPIPLMAESISIMAGVIQMPVQKFIIASLLGILPAAIIFAITGVYALEMKSGIWSFGIVLLVAGFFWVIGKYKRHSSSWSKEF, from the coding sequence ATGGCTTTAATCCTATTTTTCGCAGTAGAAGAAATGGATATTCGGCTTCTAAAAAATCCTGAGGTCCTTCTTCACCAGGGAGGATTGATAGCAGCATGTGCAGGAATAGGGTTACTCATAGCGGATGTGATACTCCCAATCCCGGCGAGCCTGGTTATGATCGCCCATGGTGCCATATTTGGAGTTTGGTTAGGTAGTTTATTTTCTTTGATAGGTGGGGTAATGGCCTCCTGTGCTGGATACTATCTGGGATACAAAAGCGGACCCATGATCAATAAATTTATCACCATGCAGGAACAAGAACAAGCTTCAGACGCAATGAAAAAATGGGGTGGACTGGCTGTGCTTATTTCTCGGCCGATACCTTTGATGGCGGAAAGTATTAGTATCATGGCAGGAGTCATTCAAATGCCGGTACAAAAGTTCATCATAGCCTCATTATTGGGGATTTTGCCTGCGGCGATCATATTTGCTATTACCGGAGTCTATGCCTTAGAAATGAAAAGTGGTATTTGGAGTTTTGGTATAGTATTGTTAGTAGCAGGCTTTTTTTGGGTCATTGGTAAATACAAAAGGCACTCCTCTTCCTGGTCTAAAGAATTCTGA